A genomic segment from Kyrpidia tusciae DSM 2912 encodes:
- a CDS encoding 3-hydroxyacyl-CoA dehydrogenase family protein, whose amino-acid sequence MSIDAVKRIGVVGSGAMGTQIAAVCALAGYPVKVQDIATESLERARQVLTEQLEKRVQKGKLSREQVDGAWSRLSWTTDLGEAVRDADYVIEAIVEKLDAKRELFARLDELAPAHAILATNSSTIVSSKIADATRRPENVCNMHFFNPVLVMELVEVVMNPQTSEDTADTAVELCRRIGKTPILLKKEISGFVANRLLMALFKEAMYLYEQGIADFKDIDLAATKALNHPMGPFTLMDFTGLDVNYYVMQQQYAETGDPAMKPPEILREKFERGEFGRKSGKGFYTYE is encoded by the coding sequence GTGTCCATCGATGCGGTAAAACGAATCGGCGTGGTGGGTTCCGGAGCGATGGGAACCCAGATTGCGGCGGTGTGCGCTTTGGCCGGGTATCCGGTCAAGGTGCAGGATATCGCGACCGAGAGCCTCGAACGGGCCCGGCAGGTGCTGACCGAGCAGTTGGAGAAACGGGTACAGAAGGGGAAATTATCCCGGGAACAGGTGGACGGAGCCTGGAGCCGGTTGTCCTGGACGACGGATCTCGGCGAAGCGGTGAGGGATGCGGACTACGTGATTGAGGCGATCGTGGAGAAGCTCGATGCCAAAAGGGAGCTGTTCGCTCGGTTGGATGAGCTGGCACCGGCCCACGCCATCCTCGCCACCAACAGTTCCACCATTGTCAGTTCAAAAATCGCCGATGCCACCAGGCGGCCGGAGAACGTATGCAACATGCATTTTTTCAATCCGGTCCTGGTCATGGAACTCGTCGAAGTGGTGATGAACCCCCAAACTTCTGAGGATACGGCAGACACGGCGGTGGAACTGTGTCGGCGAATCGGCAAAACCCCGATTCTCCTAAAAAAAGAGATCTCGGGATTTGTCGCGAATCGGCTGCTCATGGCTTTGTTTAAGGAAGCGATGTATCTCTATGAACAGGGGATCGCCGATTTTAAAGACATCGACTTGGCGGCGACCAAGGCCCTGAACCACCCCATGGGTCCCTTTACGCTCATGGATTTTACGGGGCTTGATGTCAATTATTATGTCATGCAGCAACAATACGCCGAAACCGGGGACCCGGCCATGAAGCCGCCCGAAATCCTGCGAGAGAAGTTCGAGCGGGGAGAATTCGGGAGAAAATCCGGCAAAGGGTTTTATACGTACGAGTAG
- the crcB gene encoding fluoride efflux transporter CrcB: MMSLWVAIGGVLGTWARFALGNWVARKWMPLFPYGTWIINLTGAFFLGVLAGREAGGALSATWYALLGTGFCGAYTTFSTFCYEAFFLWWEGNRKKAVVYVATSLYLGLLAGGLGLWLGSGKI; this comes from the coding sequence ATGATGTCGTTGTGGGTGGCGATCGGCGGGGTTCTCGGCACCTGGGCCCGGTTTGCCCTCGGGAATTGGGTGGCTCGGAAGTGGATGCCGCTGTTTCCGTATGGCACGTGGATCATTAACCTGACCGGGGCGTTTTTCCTCGGCGTGCTGGCCGGGCGGGAAGCCGGGGGCGCCCTGTCCGCGACTTGGTATGCGCTGCTCGGAACGGGGTTTTGCGGGGCCTATACGACGTTTTCGACTTTTTGTTATGAGGCGTTTTTTCTCTGGTGGGAAGGAAATCGGAAAAAGGCCGTGGTATATGTGGCCACATCGCTGTATCTCGGGCTTTTGGCGGGTGGCCTCGGGCTGTGGCTCGGGAGTGGCAAGATCTGA
- a CDS encoding hemerythrin domain-containing protein, which translates to MRKSRAGLFEVAEGHHRVERSGSMSREQWQAVMELTAPEFHTFLLEHRVLAERMEAVRRDRSPELYRLALGELGREIDHHFVHEEKFVLPKVEPYFPSAVAGPAVKLRSEHDLIRRRHREVVAGMDPRAGIGDVAGPWGDAVRLLAYLVLRHIEKEDHYFFPMISRILTPEERAEVAEALARANRKMEKAP; encoded by the coding sequence GTGAGGAAGTCAAGGGCGGGGTTGTTCGAAGTCGCGGAGGGTCATCACCGGGTGGAGAGGAGCGGTTCGATGAGTCGGGAGCAGTGGCAGGCAGTTATGGAGTTGACCGCCCCGGAGTTCCATACGTTTTTATTGGAACATCGGGTACTGGCTGAGCGGATGGAGGCGGTGCGCCGGGATCGATCCCCGGAGTTGTACCGCCTGGCCCTCGGGGAACTCGGGCGGGAAATCGATCATCATTTTGTCCATGAGGAAAAGTTTGTCTTGCCCAAGGTGGAGCCGTATTTTCCTTCCGCCGTGGCCGGGCCGGCGGTGAAGCTCCGGTCGGAACACGATTTAATCCGCAGGCGGCACCGGGAAGTGGTGGCGGGGATGGACCCCCGGGCGGGGATCGGAGATGTGGCCGGGCCCTGGGGGGATGCTGTGCGCCTGTTGGCGTATTTGGTTCTGCGGCATATTGAGAAAGAGGATCATTATTTCTTCCCGATGATCAGCCGAATCCTGACGCCGGAGGAGCGGGCGGAGGTGGCGGAGGCTCTCGCCCGGGCGAACCGCAAGATGGAAAAGGCGCCCTGA
- a CDS encoding AbrB/MazE/SpoVT family DNA-binding domain-containing protein, which produces MIHISTITSKYQITIPLELRKKHGLKIGDKVMFQYTDQGEIVIHPIRKKTAKELAGSLHQDGTPYIPFREARRITQEELGVRLSGKDNDHQ; this is translated from the coding sequence ATGATACACATCAGCACCATTACGTCCAAATATCAAATCACCATACCTCTGGAGCTTCGTAAGAAGCATGGTCTCAAAATCGGAGATAAGGTTATGTTTCAGTACACGGACCAAGGGGAGATTGTTATCCATCCAATCCGAAAGAAAACCGCAAAGGAACTAGCTGGCTCATTGCATCAGGACGGAACTCCTTACATCCCCTTTCGCGAAGCTCGCCGGATAACGCAGGAGGAGTTGGGTGTACGCTTGTCAGGGAAGGACAATGACCACCAGTGA
- a CDS encoding nitroreductase family protein, protein MDVLEAIRQRRELTQFLDARVEPAVLRAVVEAGYWAPTGNHLISRELIVIQDRGILTRLTQTTPYMPWLAGAAAGIVVTGRPDVSKYWVQDGSIACAFMWLAAVDQGLGMAFGAVYHAQDAEESARRESYVREVLHLPDDRRVLAILGVGRPAAWPEGKPPHAKDRVIFVDRFGQPWKE, encoded by the coding sequence GTGGATGTGCTGGAGGCGATTCGGCAGCGTCGCGAGTTGACGCAGTTTCTGGATGCGCGGGTGGAACCGGCGGTGCTCCGGGCGGTGGTGGAGGCGGGATATTGGGCTCCCACGGGGAATCACCTGATTTCCAGAGAACTGATTGTAATCCAAGATCGCGGAATTTTGACTCGGTTGACCCAAACCACGCCGTACATGCCCTGGTTGGCCGGCGCTGCGGCGGGGATTGTCGTAACCGGACGGCCGGATGTGAGCAAGTACTGGGTGCAGGATGGCTCCATCGCCTGTGCGTTTATGTGGCTCGCGGCGGTGGATCAGGGACTGGGGATGGCCTTTGGCGCCGTGTACCACGCCCAGGACGCCGAGGAATCGGCCCGCCGGGAGAGCTATGTGCGGGAGGTTCTCCACCTGCCGGATGATCGGCGGGTTTTGGCGATCCTCGGAGTGGGTCGGCCGGCGGCGTGGCCGGAGGGGAAACCGCCTCATGCCAAAGACCGGGTGATTTTCGTTGACCGCTTTGGGCAACCCTGGAAAGAGTAG
- a CDS encoding PIN domain-containing protein, whose protein sequence is MRTLFVDTNVILRYLLRDHAGMYQASVKLFEQAEQGEFVLYIEPMVLAECIYVLTGPLYRRNRSDVARALAEILLLEGVTCEDQDRLTESLTMFSDQSVDFTDAYLVCRSRDADAGVVPFDRDFVQLGAAVHIPEYDN, encoded by the coding sequence GTGAGAACACTGTTCGTTGATACGAATGTCATTCTCCGGTATCTGTTGCGGGACCATGCCGGAATGTATCAGGCCTCCGTGAAGTTGTTTGAGCAGGCGGAGCAGGGGGAGTTTGTTCTCTATATTGAGCCAATGGTTCTCGCTGAGTGCATTTATGTACTCACAGGCCCCCTGTATCGTCGAAACCGTTCGGATGTCGCTCGTGCGTTAGCGGAGATTTTGCTTCTCGAAGGTGTTACTTGCGAGGACCAGGACCGTTTAACCGAGAGCCTCACGATGTTTTCCGACCAGAGCGTCGATTTCACAGACGCATACCTGGTGTGTCGGAGCCGGGATGCGGACGCAGGGGTGGTCCCTTTCGATCGGGACTTTGTTCAACTAGGGGCGGCGGTGCACATACCGGAGTATGATAACTGA
- a CDS encoding DUF488 domain-containing protein — protein MGTIRLKRAYEPADLTDGRRILVDRLWPRGLAKAEARIDQWMREVAPNPELRKWFGHQPDRFPEFRRRYEEELRSDPVHRRCVEEILHAAERETVTLVYAAKDEVHNHAVVLLDCLYHWRE, from the coding sequence ATGGGAACGATCCGGTTGAAACGCGCATACGAACCGGCGGATCTGACGGACGGGAGACGAATCCTGGTGGATCGCCTGTGGCCCCGGGGTCTCGCCAAGGCCGAGGCGAGGATCGATCAGTGGATGCGGGAGGTGGCCCCAAATCCTGAGCTCCGCAAGTGGTTTGGCCATCAGCCCGATCGATTCCCTGAGTTCCGCCGTCGGTACGAGGAGGAGCTCCGGAGCGATCCCGTGCATCGCCGGTGTGTCGAGGAGATTCTGCACGCGGCGGAGCGGGAGACGGTCACCCTGGTCTATGCGGCCAAGGACGAGGTCCACAACCACGCGGTGGTCTTGCTGGATTGTTTGTACCATTGGCGAGAGTAA
- a CDS encoding fluoride efflux transporter FluC, with protein MLWWALAAGGILGSLARYGLSLLQPSTGWPWATFGINLSGAYVLALFLTLALERWSLPAAVRLGVGTGFVGSYTTFSTLVLETLHLVTGGHPWEALLYLHVSAAGGLLLAYAGHQTAMGWIHRRGQI; from the coding sequence ATGTTGTGGTGGGCTCTGGCGGCAGGCGGCATCCTGGGAAGTCTGGCGCGCTACGGGTTATCGTTGCTACAGCCCTCCACGGGCTGGCCCTGGGCGACATTTGGAATCAATCTTTCCGGGGCGTATGTGCTGGCCCTCTTCCTCACCCTGGCTTTGGAACGGTGGTCACTGCCCGCGGCGGTGCGCCTGGGAGTCGGGACGGGATTCGTGGGCTCGTATACCACCTTTTCCACCCTCGTGCTTGAAACCTTGCATTTGGTGACAGGGGGGCATCCTTGGGAAGCCCTGCTCTATCTCCACGTCAGTGCAGCGGGGGGGTTGTTGTTAGCCTATGCCGGCCATCAGACGGCGATGGGCTGGATACATCGGAGGGGTCAAATATGA
- a CDS encoding acetamidase/formamidase family protein: MNDSKGSPTVFVNTFTNGVLDPNQPMLGPVRDGGHIVANTTPGCWGPMITPAIRGGHEVTRPVFVAGAEVGDAIAIRIQSIRVTSIATASGNDRTVEGSFLGDPFCAAKCPVCGTMYPETRIEGIGPHSIRCTNCGADASPFQFTNGYTIAFDENYELGVTLPRDAAERIAADGRQFMATPEHSIQNPIVTFAPHDIVGAVARVRPFLGQLGTTPSRPMPDSHNAGDFGSFLLGAPHQYALTQEELDEARTDGHMDIARVREGAILVCPVKVPGGGVYLGDMHALQGDGEIAGHTCDVSGVVTLQVHVIKGANLEGPILIPNEEDLPYLARPLTESEKALAKAQATKWGFDAIEETAPVSVVGSGATLNAATDNALERAARLFGMSVPEVKNRATITGSIEIGRHPGVVTATFLVPVDRLAKVGLLPLVQEQYRL; this comes from the coding sequence ATGAACGACTCAAAGGGTAGTCCGACCGTGTTCGTGAACACATTTACGAATGGAGTGCTCGACCCAAACCAGCCGATGTTGGGGCCTGTACGGGACGGCGGACACATTGTGGCCAACACAACCCCGGGATGTTGGGGGCCCATGATCACGCCGGCCATCCGAGGTGGCCATGAGGTGACCCGGCCAGTTTTTGTCGCTGGAGCCGAGGTCGGAGACGCTATCGCAATCCGTATCCAGTCCATCCGGGTTACCTCCATTGCAACCGCGTCCGGAAACGACCGTACGGTGGAAGGCAGTTTCCTCGGGGACCCGTTCTGCGCAGCCAAATGTCCGGTGTGCGGCACAATGTATCCGGAAACACGCATCGAAGGTATCGGCCCTCATTCGATCCGCTGTACGAACTGTGGGGCTGACGCCTCACCATTTCAATTCACCAACGGATATACGATCGCCTTCGACGAAAACTACGAACTTGGCGTCACCCTACCCCGTGATGCGGCTGAACGGATCGCGGCAGATGGACGGCAATTCATGGCCACCCCGGAACATTCGATTCAAAATCCTATCGTAACCTTTGCGCCCCACGACATTGTTGGGGCGGTGGCCCGAGTCAGACCGTTTCTCGGGCAGTTGGGGACCACGCCGTCCCGGCCGATGCCCGACTCTCACAATGCCGGGGATTTTGGATCATTTTTGCTCGGCGCCCCTCACCAATATGCCCTGACACAAGAAGAACTGGATGAGGCGCGAACCGATGGACACATGGACATCGCCAGGGTTCGGGAAGGTGCCATCCTGGTTTGCCCGGTTAAAGTCCCCGGTGGCGGAGTCTATCTGGGTGATATGCACGCCTTACAGGGCGACGGTGAAATCGCAGGTCATACGTGTGATGTGTCGGGGGTGGTCACCCTACAAGTTCACGTGATCAAAGGCGCAAATCTTGAGGGGCCGATCCTGATCCCTAACGAAGAAGACTTGCCTTATCTCGCCCGACCGTTAACTGAATCGGAAAAGGCGCTGGCGAAAGCCCAGGCGACCAAGTGGGGATTCGACGCGATTGAGGAAACGGCCCCGGTCTCCGTTGTCGGCAGCGGTGCAACGTTGAACGCCGCTACGGACAACGCGCTCGAACGAGCGGCCCGCTTGTTCGGCATGTCTGTTCCCGAGGTCAAGAACCGCGCCACCATCACCGGTTCGATCGAGATCGGCCGGCACCCTGGCGTCGTGACGGCCACGTTCTTGGTGCCGGTCGATCGACTGGCCAAAGTAGGCCTCTTGCCGCTAGTACAAGAACAATATCGTCTTTAG
- a CDS encoding SDR family oxidoreductase: MVHARDLFDLTGKVAIITGGGRGLGREIALGYAEMGADVVLCSRRVENCEQVAEEVRALGRQALPLACNVAEPEDVRRVVDESLKTFGHIDILVNNSGASWGAPAVDMPLDAWRKVMETNVTGTFLMSQAVGGHMIERGQGGRIVNIASVAGLVGSPPEVLDAVGYSASKGAIISLTRDLAVKWARYNILVNAIAPGFFPTKMSRVILERNGDTILRGTPLGRFGEEGELKGAAIFLASPASSYVTGHVLTVDGGSSVM; the protein is encoded by the coding sequence GTGGTACACGCCCGGGATCTGTTTGATTTAACTGGGAAAGTGGCGATCATCACCGGTGGGGGGAGGGGATTGGGCCGGGAGATCGCACTGGGGTACGCGGAGATGGGGGCCGATGTGGTGCTGTGTTCCCGAAGGGTGGAGAATTGTGAGCAGGTGGCCGAAGAGGTGCGGGCTTTGGGACGACAGGCCCTGCCCTTGGCGTGTAACGTGGCGGAACCGGAGGATGTGCGCCGGGTGGTGGATGAGTCCCTGAAGACCTTTGGCCACATCGATATTCTTGTGAATAACAGTGGCGCATCCTGGGGAGCGCCAGCGGTGGATATGCCCCTGGACGCCTGGCGTAAAGTCATGGAGACCAACGTCACAGGCACGTTTTTGATGTCCCAGGCGGTGGGGGGGCACATGATTGAGCGGGGGCAAGGCGGGCGAATCGTCAACATTGCCTCGGTGGCGGGTCTTGTCGGATCTCCTCCGGAGGTGCTCGATGCCGTGGGGTACAGTGCCAGCAAAGGGGCGATCATCAGTTTAACCCGGGATTTGGCTGTAAAATGGGCCCGGTACAACATCCTGGTGAACGCCATTGCCCCGGGATTTTTCCCGACCAAGATGAGCCGGGTGATCCTCGAACGAAACGGAGACACCATTCTGCGGGGGACGCCTCTGGGGCGATTTGGCGAGGAAGGTGAATTAAAAGGTGCGGCCATCTTCTTAGCCTCACCGGCATCGAGCTATGTGACCGGCCATGTCCTGACGGTGGACGGGGGCTCCAGTGTGATGTGA